CTTAGTGGAAAACAGGTCACTGGGTGTTTTATTTGCTTATGTTTAGAGTGTATGGTTTGGAACGGGGAAAAATGggaaaccacctaaatgtccaCGAGGAAAGGACCAAAAGCTGGCACGTCCCGACTGCAGTCGTTAAGAACAGTGGGCTGACATGGAAAAATCTCTTAGATAGGAAGAGAAGTTGAGGAGTAGAACCAGAACAATAAGTACAGTAAGTATCTTATTTATGTAAAGCCTCACAACAGATACTTTCTTTGTTCTTATATACATGTGGATGCGAACGCATGGAAAATGCTCTGGAGGGAAACTCtcaaaactgttaaaaatgttACCTCTGATAGAGGTCTGGGGTTGGCGGAGTGGTCAGGAGGAACTGTCACTTTTACGTGTATTTGAACTTTTTACTGACATTTGATCCTTCTACTACTCATATAATTAACAACAATTTTACCAGAAGGAAATACTGTTGCTGAACCCACAGATCCTTGGTCCTCTTCCTGTTACTGCTTCCTAAGCCGTACTTAGGGTGAGGTAGGTGCAGTGCAAATAcagacccgccccccccccccaagatctATAGCCCTCTGAGACTCATCCCCAGATTTGGGGGTGCTCTGGGGCGGATGCCTGTGGGCATGTCTGGGTTCCCCACAAGACTGGGAGTGCCTCACAGACAGGGATGGGGTCTGGCCCTCATCTCTGGCCCCCAGGGTGGGTACTTGGGAGGTGCTCACTGGAGGTTGCCTGGATTGAACGGTGCTGACTTGGGAGGGAGTGTGAGCGAGTGGTGCGGTGTGAAGTGTGCCTGTGTGCTCACGTGTATCTGCCTCAGGGCAAGGTTCCTACTGAGAAGTATTTGAGCAGAGGAGAGAGTGTCCCCTGAGTGGCTGACCCGGGAGGTCAGACCAAGGGCCATCCAAGGCTGTGGAAGGAAGAAGTCTAAGAGTGTGTTTTAGGTGGGAAGGTTGTTGGAAGCAATGGTGATGTGTGTCCAATAATCAAAGGATCAAAGTTGGGGGGGGCTGTGCAATGGCAAGTGGAACACTGGGGACCTAGGGGGTCTGATCTGTGTGCCTATCCCAGGCCGGAGGGGGGCCTACCTGCCCTCGTCAATGAAGTCGATGGCCAGGGTGCTGATGATGAAGACACAGAGGCCGGCGATGAACATGTGGTAGATGGTGCGGAAATGTTGCACCTCCATCAACTCGCTGCAGGGACAGGGGCCCAAAGTTCGGTGTGGGAGGGTCCTCAAGGTCGTGGGGACCAGCTCAGGCATGATACACATGTGGGGTGAAGACTAGCGATTGGGAACTTGCACCTAAGGGCTGGGACATGGCTGGGACTTCTCACCGTGGTGGCCTTTCTTCCACAATCATGCCCAGGGCAAATGGGGAAGATGAACTTTAGAAACCCTCTCCAAGTCTTCCCTCCAAACACCTACAACCCGAGGATTAGAAATGAGGGGTCCTGGACCCCCTCCCGCCAGCCAaagctctttcttttcctcccatcCCCTGTCCTTGATGTGGACTCACTCAAGCAGGGACTTTCGGATGATGAAAATTTTCCGTTTCCCCAGGGCTGGCTCCCGGGCCCTGAATGAAGACAGTTGTTCCGGGTCAGGACCCAAAGGAAGAAGGCACTGGGTAGAGAGCAGAGCCTTGCAGAAGGTGAAGACTTGGGAGCCAAGGGCAGTAGTAGAGTAAGGTcagggtgagggccagagggcagGACCAGGTGGAAGGTCAGGACCAGCGCAGAACAAGGCCCGGAGGTGGAGGTCAGAGTCAGGCAGGCGAAGGCGataaggggaaaagagagaaggttGAAGTCGGGGTCATGCCCACACTGGCAAAGGATGCGTGAGATGATATTTAGGGCTCATAACCCTCACGGTAGAGGAGCCTGCGACAGGAACCCAGCCCCCCCGCTCCTCAGACGCTCACTTGCTTGAGGAATCTGGAGGAACGGAGGGCACAGGTCCACCTTGTGGTGGGTAGGATTGTACGGCCTCCCACAGGACCCGATCCAGCAGCTCCATCAGCGGTCCCTGAGCTTGCTCCAGCAGCTGCGTCTTCACAGCCTACAGGACAAAGCAGGGCAGGCCCGCTGTCTCCATCTAGACCGCCATCCTCTCATTCACCATGTATTTGCTGAGCTGCTTTCTCTGTGTGTCGGGCCCATCACTAGGTGCGAGGAACAGGCACGGCTCTGGCCCAGGGGTTCCTCccaaatttatttctctctggCTTCCCAGGGCAGCAGTGAGGACCAAGGAAAGCCACTTTCAGGGCCAGGGTCTGGATGTCGACCACCTTGTCTTGTCTGACcctactctcttcttcttctccccagccttccctctctctttagTCCCACCAACAGAAGACTGTTCACTGGCTGACTTTTGGCCCCTGCCCTGCTGACCTGTATTTCAAACCCCTCCATCTTCACCCTTAGCTCTCACCTGATCTGAGGGGTTTGAGCCCAAGAACAAATTGTCTTTACAACGTCCCGGTCCCTACAGACCTCCACTCCAAGACCTGTCCATCTTGACCTCTGACCTCCCTCACCTCCATATGTCGGGTCCATTGCACCAAGTCCATGCCTCCGTCCTTCTTGGTGTTTCCTAGGAGGCGGGGTCAAAGGGCACACCCAAGGGGGAGGAGTTAAGGTGCTGCCACCTGGGACAGACCCAGAAACATCTTCGGTCCAGGAAGTGCTTTCTGTCCGCTCagcagcctccccgcccccaaccagTGGAGTATCTAGTATCACGGTGGGGCGATCAGAAGGGGAAGTTACTTTTGCAGGGGGTGAGGCGGCCACTGGGAGCCTGATGACATTACCTGGGAAACGGGAAGCTACTCCGTTCACCCTCGGGGGTGAAAGAGTCCACAAGATAGGGCAAGGCCCCAGCTCTGAATATCTTTTTGCTTCCCTCTGCTGGCTgggcagtgaggggcagaggcggCGGCCACCTTCCCTCACCTCCCAAGACAGCAGGAGCCCCCTCTCAACAACGCGTCCCAACCTCCAGCCCGCGCTGAGCTCTCTGCGCCCCCAGAGGGTGGTTCACCTTCTCCCGACGGTCGCTCTTGTTGCTCTCCTCTGGGCCCTTCTCCCCGCCGCAGTCGGGCCGCCTTTGGCTCCATGGTGTGAGTCCTAACTGGGCAGCAGGCGGCTGTGcagtgctccctccctcccctccttgctgCCTGCCCGGCTCTTATCTCACTCAGCTCATTAGACAGCTCCAAAGACTAAAGTCCTCTCGGGAGGAGGGAAACTCCAGGAGCACAATCGCTTATCTGGCGCAGAGGGTAACACTTCTCAGCTACAGGCCGGGCTCTGCCGGCTGTCCCAGGGATGGTTGCCACCCCCCGAAACGGCCCAATCCGCCACCCAGATGTCCAGCTGAGTGAGCCACCCCTCCCGCAGGAACAGTGTCTCTGCATGCCTGTGTGCCGTGGGGAGGAGGACTTTGCTTCTCTGAAGCTTATCGCCTAGCACGACTCCCCTGGCCATCTCCTTCCCAGCAGCCTGAAGGATCTTCGGGTACCAGCGCACTCAGCTCCCTTAGACCATGCGATGAggtgtgtggtgtgcatgtgaATCATGTTCTGATGGGGTTGGCGCCTGTGACAAAGGCGGTGCTGTGGCTCCTCCAGGAAGTGCTGGGTGCCAGGGCCCCTGGGCCGCAGCTCTGCCCGACACCTGCTGGGGTTAGCGTGTGGGCAGAAAGGAGGCAAAACAAACCCTTATTCCGGGCCCAGGGGACGCCAGGCGTTGTCACGGATGGAAGAACAAGATTTAAATCCTCATTCGCCAGCTGTGTAGCTTCAGGCAAGTGACCCAAATGTTTTAAGCCacagtttcctcctctggaaaacagGGGCAAAAGTCCCTACCTCACAAGGTTATCGTAAGCACAAAATGAGGTAGGCCACGGAGAAGCACACACTCCAGGGTCTGGCCCGTGGGAGGGGCTCAATAAGTAagactttccttcccttttcagtAGGATGTAACAGAAAGGTAAGTACTTTGAGAGTTCTTCTTTATCGGTTCCTCCTGGGGATTAACTATTAATCCTTCCTCTCCCCTGTCCCGTTGTGTTCAAATATTTGTGTTAGAAACAAGGTCACAAACTGAGACAAAGGCCTTGACCCCCACgtctcccctgctcccactccctgGTGGGTAGTGGGGCGAGGCTCGAGGGCTGGAAACCTCTACCAGTGGCTGTCTCCTGCATTCCCACCGCAGGAGAGGAGAGctatgggggggcggggggcagaaggtgggagagagaagggctCCATAAATGTGAGAGGTAGAGACACAGAGACGTAGGTCAGAGACCCCCAACACAGCTTTATTCACACCCCAAGCCCACACTAACAATCTCTCCATGTGCGGGGTCCCAGGGGGCGAGGGGGACAGTGGGGTAGGGCCTGAAGGTGGAGTGTGGGGCTCAGGGCTCCTGAGTTACTCATCACTCAACAAATGACCCAAGATGACAGCCCCAGGCTCCTTCCAGTAGCCCTGCAGTGCCCCCCCACACTCCCCCAGGCTTAGCCACTGCTCGCAGTGGGGCAGGAAGAGCTTCCATCGCCATCCGGGGACCCCGGCAGGGGCTGGCCCATCCGATCCACACACCAGCAGGGACCTCGGCGctgcccctgggaggagcggcactagggagagaggcacagggaTCAGAGGGGCCGCCCTGAGGACAGGAGGGCCCGCCCTGAGGACAGGAGGGCCCGGAGGGCCCGAGGGGGCTGAGTCTGAGTATGCAGGGACATCTGAGAGCTCTCAGGCTCCCTTCTCTTGCTCCTCTCTTCTCCACCCACTAAACTGGGCCTGTTCTTCCAGGCCTGAACCacggttctcaaagtgtggttcccaaACCAGCCGCGGCAGGAGCCCTAAGGGACTgcgttagaaatgcaaattctcagactcTGGGGGGAGGGCTCAGCCACCTGTGTGTTCACAGCCCCTAGGCAGCCGTAAGCCAGCTCACAGATGGGAGCCCCAGAGTTAGGCCTTCCTGGGTTAGGCAGTCTGACGCCTCTACTACAGCATGTGGCTGTTCTCTGGGTTTGTGTGGGCCCTAAAGTGGGGGGATCTTAAAGGCAGGGGCAGGGTCTTCTTTATGCCCTTTGTAAGctcccctcaccccatccctgGTAGGAccaaggggaagagaggagaggaggggcctcACCTGCCGCTTCCGGTAGAAGCCCCGATGGTCACAATTAGGCACGTAGAGGGTATGAGCCCCCCGATACACCTCGGTCTGCAGTTGCTGTAGCACTGAGTCCAGATGTTTGCGGCACGGGccctgggagaagggagagcaggcAGCTCAGAACCGTCCCAGCCTAGCTCCACTGTacagcccccagggcccccagccaGGCTCCCAGGACGCGCACGTGGGAGACCACTCCAAGCCCAAGGGGACAGCCTCAGATGGGAGTGTCCAgggctccccacccctcctgctctctgccagTTGCAAACGCACCATCTCGGTGTCTTGGACACCCCCAGGATTGGGTCGGCCCAGAGTGGTAGCGGCCCCCGGATTCCTCTGTTGGTCTCTGCGGTTCGTGTCCTGTGGACGAGTGGTTCCTGCTTGGGGTTTGCTCTCCTTAGGATTCTCTCCTACAGCCACAAGAGGAATGGGGGAGGAAGAGTCCAGAAATCAGAAGTCAAAGACCAGAACCAAACGGAAGAGAGCCTTGCTCACCCTGACTCCCCgaagtgggaggaagagaggaagagaagagcttTCCAGGTAGTGGAAATGAGGACGGTTAGAACTTGTTTCCTCCTGTACCTtcttctggcctcagtttctctctctgacaaagagtGATATTACCTTTCCTGACAATATCTCCAGACTAGTCTTAAGTCTTATAAGGGAGAAGCATTTTGGAAAGGAAACATCCAGGACAAGCACAAATATATTGGGAGGCCTTGGGCTTGGGGGTGAAAAGACCTGGCTGTTCCCCCAGAAGCCAGAAGGGGGTGCACCAAGCCAGGAAGATGAGGCAGGAGAACAAGGGATGTGGGATGGGGTTAGCAGGGACCCAAGTGGAATGTGTGTCCCCGGTGTGACCCTGCTGTGACTcagcccatccctcccaggcTTTAGACATGGTTACTTTTGGGGCACTGCAGTGGGGGCCTCTCCCTTCTGGTCTCCCATAGCTCAGCCCAGCTCAACCCCAGTGGTCCCAAGAACAGTATGATTCAGCCCTTAACGGGGCCAGGCAGAGGGCAGGTTGCAAAGATGCAGGGAATGGGGGGCTTCTAACCTGCAGGCTGTTCTTGGCTCTGGAGAACGTGTCATACATGGTGTCTGGGGGGCCTGGGGAAAGCTCAGGATGGGAGGGGTGAGGAAATAAATCAGGACCAGGACATCAGGGTAAGGAAAATGCAGGGAGGGGAGTATGCACTGCTTGGAATTTGCCCCAGCTGTAAAATTAGATATTATGGCCCCAAAGGGATCATCTGTTCCTTTTCATGCCCAAAGACAAGCTCTGCTCAAGTCCCCAATCCTCAAGCCTAGACAGTTGCTCCCACCTGCCTACTAACCGCAACCCAAGAGCCATTCCCTCTGCCATCCTGACTCTGACCCTTCTTCCTCCACCCTTCTCAGACCATGCCCCTCATTCCCTCCATTTAGCACCCTACCACGACCTTGCTCCTACTACCTCCTCTGACCCACCTAGACAACCCTTTCTATGAGGACCCCTAGCAGCCTGGGCTCAGGCATTTGGACAGAAAGAAACTCCCAGTTAACTTCCCATCCCTTCCCATGGAAGAAACCAGGAGCTCAGATgcccggggcggggcggcgggggggggacTGCTTTCATTTCCTGCCCTCCTTATGTCCTTGCTGCCCCCCATCTTTTGGATTCTGACTCACTTCTGTCCCACCCACCCAGTGACTCAGCCTTCTATTTTCCTCCctggggtagggtggggtagggtgggtgGAGGGTTCTGAGCGGCTTTAAATCATAACCCTGATTTggcagatttccttcttttcccaccTCTATCCCCTTCTCTTGAGGCCCCTAGCGCCTGCCCTCTGACCCTAGTCTAGTCTGAAACAATTCTGGGTTTGGAGCATCTTTTGTTTTAGACCCCATGTTCAGGTGCTTTGGACACCCTGATAttaaggggagaagggagggctATTTCTCAGTGTGTGTAGGATTTGAGAGTCTGggttcccttccctccttctctcaatGGAAACTGGGAACAACATCTGGGTCATTTCTCCAGCTCCGGGGGTTCGAGGAAAGGAGCTGGGATGCTGTGGCATGGCCCTAAAACCCTCCATGCTCACCTTTCCcttcaagagaaaataaatgggggggggggaggttaaGGGCTCAAGACATTTCCCTGCGTTGTCCCCAGGGCCTGTAGCCGCACCCCAACCTTCTAGCTGCTTCCCGCCCTTGCCCCTTCACGCTCCAaacgtgcccccccccccaagggttAGGAAAAAGAAGCATCACTGACAGAACCCAGAGGCTTGCAGGGCTGCCCGCGCCGGGCTCTGCGGGACCCTGCTCTCCAGGACCCTGCCCGGGGCTGTGCGGGGCTCACgtgggcggggcaggggcggggcgcgGACTCACCCGGGGGCCCCCGCGCCCGGCGGCAGCGGCCGCGGCCCAGCAGCAGCGCCCGCAAAGGCGCCTCGTCTTCCTCGGGCGGGTGGCACTGCAGTCCTGGGACGCAGTTAGGGGTGTAGACCCCGCActgctgtccctccctcctgaggCAGCCCCCAGCTTCCGTGCAGCCCTCGGTCGGCggccccccatcctcctcctccacgCAAGCCCCTGGACAACCCGCCTGCACCCCCTGCCCGCAGCCTGGGCACCGTGCCAAGGCGGCTCCTGAGCGGGCAGCGAGCAGCAGGGTTAGCAGCAGCAGGGGCC
The sequence above is drawn from the Zalophus californianus isolate mZalCal1 chromosome 9, mZalCal1.pri.v2, whole genome shotgun sequence genome and encodes:
- the IGFBP6 gene encoding insulin-like growth factor-binding protein 6, producing MPLPSPPPPFTWLLKGPAPDRRLLKAEGRRRAAAALRLLWEEWTGQKILTMTPYGLLRPLLLLTLLLAARSGAALARCPGCGQGVQAGCPGACVEEEDGGPPTEGCTEAGGCLRREGQQCGVYTPNCVPGLQCHPPEEDEAPLRALLLGRGRCRRARGPPGENPKESKPQAGTTRPQDTNRRDQQRNPGAATTLGRPNPGGVQDTEMGPCRKHLDSVLQQLQTEVYRGAHTLYVPNCDHRGFYRKRQCRSSQGQRRGPCWCVDRMGQPLPGSPDGDGSSSCPTASSG